The following proteins are encoded in a genomic region of Lutra lutra chromosome 16, mLutLut1.2, whole genome shotgun sequence:
- the BLTP2 gene encoding bridge-like lipid transfer protein family member 2 isoform X9, giving the protein MGFFFPGRSVEDDEVGDEEDKSKLVTTGIPVVKPRQLIAADDAAPLGAGKGVAQGLNRSSGVRRSFRKVPEHPVDDIDKMKERAAMNNSFIYIKIPQVPLCVSYKGEKNSVDWGDLNLVLPCLEYHNNTWTWLDFAMAVKRDSRKALVAQQGDSIRGPWVRGWKSLWSGVGTTRSGVEELWGLRGHQYLHQESLEPAPLLTEKPLSEWPVPQFVNLFLPEFPIRPLRGHHQLKILGLVAKGSFGTVLKVLDCGQKAVFAVKVVPKVKVLQRDILRQCKEEVSIQRQINHPFVHCLGDSWQGKWHLFIMCSYCSTDLYSLWSSVGCFAEASIRLFAAELVLVLCYLHDLGIIHRDVKMENILLDERGHLKLTDFGLSRRLPQGTRAYTICGTLQYMAPEVLSGGPYNHAADWWSLGVLLFSLATGKFPVAAERDHVAMLASVTHYGSEIPASLNQGLSLLLHELLCQNPLQRLRYLHHFQVHPFFRGVAFDPELLQKQPVNFVMKAKATQPSPSESMIFKDFDCNLESYLVHPSLA; this is encoded by the exons ATGGGCTTTTTCTTTCCTGGCCGAAGTGTGGAAGATGATGAGGTTGGAGATGAAGAAGATAAGTCCAAACTGGTGACTACTG GGATTCCAGTGGTGAAGCCTCGGCAGCTGATTGCGGCGGATGATGCGGCACCACTGGGCGCTGGGAAGGGTGTGGCTCAAGGCTTAAATCGGAGTTCTGGCGTCAGGAGGTCATTTCGGAAAGTACCTGAG CACCCTGTGGATGATATTGACAAGATGAAAGAGCGAGCTGCCATGAACAACTCGTTCATCTACATAAAGATTCCACAGGTTCCTCTGTGCGTCAGCTAcaag GGTGAGAAGAACAGTGTGGATTGGGGTGACCTTAACCTGGTGCTGCCCTGTCTGGAGTACCACAACAACACCTGGACATGGCTCGACTTTGCCATGGCCGTCAAGCGGGACAGCCGCAAAGCCCTGGTTGCCCAG CAGGGTGACAGCATCCGGGGTCCCTGGGTCCGAGGCTGGAAGAGCCTCTGGTCAGGTGTGGGGACTACCAGGTCAGGTGTGGAAGAGCTGTGGGGACTACGGGGGCATCAGTACCTACACCAGGAGTCCTTGGAACCGGCCCCGTTGCTAACAGAGAAGCCTCTGTCTGAGTGGCCAGTGCCTCAGTTCGTCAACCTTTTTCTGCCGGAATTTCCCATTAGGCCCCTCAGGGGGCATCACCAGCTGAAG ATTTTAGGCCTTGTGGCTAAAGGCTCCTTCGGAACAGTCCTCAAGGTGCTAGACTGTGGCCAGAAAGCAGTATTTGCAGTGAAG GTGGTACCCAAGGTAAAGGTCCTACAGAGGGACATCCTGAGGCAGTGCAAAGAGGAGGTTAGCATCCAG cgACAGATCAACCATCCTTTTGTACACTGTTTGGGGGACAGCTGGCAGGGAAAATGGCACCTCTTCATTA TGTGCAGCTACTGCAGTACAGATCTGTActccctgtggtcctctgttgGCTGCTTTGCTGAGGCTTCCATCCGCCTCTTTGCTGCTGAACTGGTTCTGGTGCTGT GCTATCTCCATGATTTGGGCATCATCCATCGGGATGTGAAG ATGGAGAATATCCTTCTGGATGAACGAG GCCATCTGAAACTGACAGACTTTGGTCTGTCCCGCCGCCTGCCCCAGGGAACCCGAGCCTATACTATCTGTGGCACTCTTCAGTACATGG CCCCAGAGGTCCTGAGTGGAGGGCCTTACAACCATGCTGCTGATTGGTGGTCCTTGGGtgtcttgcttttctctctggcAACTGGGAAG TTCCCAGTGGCtgcagagagagatcatgtgGCCATGCTGGCAAGTGTGACCCACTATGGTTCTGAGATCCCAGCTTCTCTTAACCAGGGGCTCTCACTCCTGCTCCATGAG CTCTTATGCCAGAATCCCCTCCAGCGTCTGCGTTACTTGCATCACTTCCAGGTCCACCCTTTCTTTCGGGGTGTGGCCTTTGACCCAGAGCTCCTACAGAAGCAGCCAGTGAACTTTGTCATGAAGGCGAAAGCTACTCAGCCCAGTCCATCGGAGTCCATGATTTTCAAGGATTTTGACTGTAACCTGGAGTCCTACCTGGTCCATCCCAGCCTTGCTTGA
- the BLTP2 gene encoding bridge-like lipid transfer protein family member 2 isoform X10: MKERAAMNNSFIYIKIPQVPLCVSYKGEKNSVDWGDLNLVLPCLEYHNNTWTWLDFAMAVKRDSRKALVAQQGDSIRGPWVRGWKSLWSGVGTTRSGVEELWGLRGHQYLHQESLEPAPLLTEKPLSEWPVPQFVNLFLPEFPIRPLRGHHQLKILGLVAKGSFGTVLKVLDCGQKAVFAVKVVPKVKVLQRDILRQCKEEVSIQRQINHPFVHCLGDSWQGKWHLFIMCSYCSTDLYSLWSSVGCFAEASIRLFAAELVLVLCYLHDLGIIHRDVKMENILLDERGHLKLTDFGLSRRLPQGTRAYTICGTLQYMAPEVLSGGPYNHAADWWSLGVLLFSLATGKFPVAAERDHVAMLASVTHYGSEIPASLNQGLSLLLHELLCQNPLQRLRYLHHFQVHPFFRGVAFDPELLQKQPVNFVMKAKATQPSPSESMIFKDFDCNLESYLVHPSLA, encoded by the exons ATGAAAGAGCGAGCTGCCATGAACAACTCGTTCATCTACATAAAGATTCCACAGGTTCCTCTGTGCGTCAGCTAcaag GGTGAGAAGAACAGTGTGGATTGGGGTGACCTTAACCTGGTGCTGCCCTGTCTGGAGTACCACAACAACACCTGGACATGGCTCGACTTTGCCATGGCCGTCAAGCGGGACAGCCGCAAAGCCCTGGTTGCCCAG CAGGGTGACAGCATCCGGGGTCCCTGGGTCCGAGGCTGGAAGAGCCTCTGGTCAGGTGTGGGGACTACCAGGTCAGGTGTGGAAGAGCTGTGGGGACTACGGGGGCATCAGTACCTACACCAGGAGTCCTTGGAACCGGCCCCGTTGCTAACAGAGAAGCCTCTGTCTGAGTGGCCAGTGCCTCAGTTCGTCAACCTTTTTCTGCCGGAATTTCCCATTAGGCCCCTCAGGGGGCATCACCAGCTGAAG ATTTTAGGCCTTGTGGCTAAAGGCTCCTTCGGAACAGTCCTCAAGGTGCTAGACTGTGGCCAGAAAGCAGTATTTGCAGTGAAG GTGGTACCCAAGGTAAAGGTCCTACAGAGGGACATCCTGAGGCAGTGCAAAGAGGAGGTTAGCATCCAG cgACAGATCAACCATCCTTTTGTACACTGTTTGGGGGACAGCTGGCAGGGAAAATGGCACCTCTTCATTA TGTGCAGCTACTGCAGTACAGATCTGTActccctgtggtcctctgttgGCTGCTTTGCTGAGGCTTCCATCCGCCTCTTTGCTGCTGAACTGGTTCTGGTGCTGT GCTATCTCCATGATTTGGGCATCATCCATCGGGATGTGAAG ATGGAGAATATCCTTCTGGATGAACGAG GCCATCTGAAACTGACAGACTTTGGTCTGTCCCGCCGCCTGCCCCAGGGAACCCGAGCCTATACTATCTGTGGCACTCTTCAGTACATGG CCCCAGAGGTCCTGAGTGGAGGGCCTTACAACCATGCTGCTGATTGGTGGTCCTTGGGtgtcttgcttttctctctggcAACTGGGAAG TTCCCAGTGGCtgcagagagagatcatgtgGCCATGCTGGCAAGTGTGACCCACTATGGTTCTGAGATCCCAGCTTCTCTTAACCAGGGGCTCTCACTCCTGCTCCATGAG CTCTTATGCCAGAATCCCCTCCAGCGTCTGCGTTACTTGCATCACTTCCAGGTCCACCCTTTCTTTCGGGGTGTGGCCTTTGACCCAGAGCTCCTACAGAAGCAGCCAGTGAACTTTGTCATGAAGGCGAAAGCTACTCAGCCCAGTCCATCGGAGTCCATGATTTTCAAGGATTTTGACTGTAACCTGGAGTCCTACCTGGTCCATCCCAGCCTTGCTTGA